Proteins from a genomic interval of Sphingobacterium sp. SYP-B4668:
- a CDS encoding beta-L-arabinofuranosidase domain-containing protein: MKIKKIGLLVSFVVLWSSSHAQIGSVTGVDQLPMDSKSSNYINNRLPLKQNALIKLPVGSIVPHGWLGQYLTLQKEGLTGHLGEISAWLSKKNNAWLSSDGKGDYGWEEVPYWLKGYANMGYILKDPKIIEESKVWLEGAIRSQRPDGYFGPLILRHNKPDLWGNMIMLWCLQSYYEYSSDARVLDLMTKYFKWQLNLPDSFFLKDYWENSRGGDNLLSVYWLYNRTKGNEWLMELADKIHRNTANWRQTDDLPNWHNVNVAQCFREPATYYLKSHVAADLKATYDNFHYVRQVFGQVPGGMFGADENARPGYTDPRQGVETCGMVEQMASNEILLGITGDPFWADHAEEVAFNTYPAAVTADFRALRYITSPNMSISDSHNHAPGIDNSGPFLMMNPFSSRCCQHNHSQGWPYYAEHLYMGTNDNGIAAVLYAASQATIQVGDNQTVGIEQITNYPFEETVSFKISMSSNSVDFPLYLRVPAWTKGYELKINGKVVEVATPSKYIKIARKWKDGDRVELSMPMTIELKQWTANSNSVSINRGPLTYALKIKENYVQQSSKTSAIGDSKWQESADPDKWPSFEILPASEWNYGLLQDQLRDVSKLKVVKREWPKDSFPFEANAVPISIIAKAKKIDGWSIDEHGLTGFLPVSPIESKEAITEVELIPMGAARLRISAFPVVK; this comes from the coding sequence TATATCAACAATAGGCTTCCATTGAAGCAAAATGCATTGATAAAATTGCCTGTGGGAAGTATTGTACCACATGGTTGGCTTGGTCAATACTTAACATTACAAAAAGAAGGATTGACGGGACACCTAGGTGAAATCAGTGCTTGGCTTTCGAAGAAAAACAATGCGTGGCTCAGTTCGGACGGAAAGGGAGACTACGGTTGGGAGGAAGTCCCTTATTGGCTGAAAGGTTACGCCAATATGGGGTATATCCTTAAGGATCCGAAAATTATTGAAGAGTCCAAAGTCTGGTTGGAAGGCGCAATTCGGAGCCAACGACCAGATGGTTATTTTGGTCCGCTAATTCTACGACACAATAAGCCTGATCTCTGGGGTAATATGATTATGCTCTGGTGCTTACAATCTTACTATGAATACAGTTCTGATGCGCGAGTGCTAGATCTGATGACTAAATATTTCAAATGGCAATTGAACTTGCCAGATAGTTTCTTCTTAAAGGATTATTGGGAAAATAGCCGAGGTGGAGATAATCTTCTATCCGTATATTGGCTTTACAACCGTACCAAAGGTAATGAGTGGTTGATGGAATTAGCAGACAAAATCCATCGTAACACAGCTAATTGGAGGCAAACCGACGATTTGCCGAATTGGCACAACGTAAATGTTGCACAGTGCTTTCGGGAGCCTGCTACTTATTACTTGAAAAGCCATGTTGCTGCCGATTTGAAAGCTACTTATGACAATTTTCACTACGTGCGACAGGTTTTTGGTCAGGTGCCAGGGGGGATGTTTGGTGCCGATGAAAATGCTAGACCCGGATATACAGATCCAAGACAAGGAGTAGAAACTTGTGGAATGGTAGAGCAGATGGCTTCAAATGAAATATTACTTGGTATTACTGGAGATCCATTTTGGGCCGATCATGCCGAAGAGGTGGCCTTTAATACTTATCCTGCTGCAGTGACTGCTGACTTTAGGGCTTTACGCTACATCACAAGTCCGAATATGAGCATCAGTGATAGCCACAACCACGCACCAGGTATTGACAACAGTGGCCCATTTTTAATGATGAATCCTTTTAGTTCGCGTTGTTGCCAACACAACCACAGTCAAGGATGGCCTTATTATGCTGAGCACTTATATATGGGCACTAATGACAATGGGATTGCGGCAGTCTTGTATGCAGCGTCACAGGCGACTATACAAGTAGGCGATAATCAGACGGTCGGAATTGAACAGATAACCAACTATCCTTTTGAAGAGACTGTCTCGTTTAAGATATCAATGTCTTCCAATAGCGTAGATTTTCCACTTTACTTACGTGTCCCAGCTTGGACCAAAGGATACGAGCTCAAGATCAACGGAAAAGTGGTAGAGGTGGCTACTCCGAGTAAGTATATCAAGATTGCACGGAAGTGGAAAGATGGCGACAGAGTAGAATTGAGTATGCCCATGACGATAGAACTAAAGCAATGGACAGCTAACAGCAATTCAGTGAGTATCAATAGAGGTCCGTTAACCTACGCACTGAAAATCAAAGAAAACTATGTACAACAAAGTAGTAAAACCTCTGCTATTGGAGATTCCAAATGGCAGGAATCTGCGGATCCAGATAAATGGCCTTCTTTTGAGATTCTTCCCGCTAGTGAATGGAATTACGGATTACTGCAAGATCAATTGCGTGATGTCAGTAAATTGAAAGTTGTCAAACGCGAATGGCCTAAGGATTCATTTCCTTTTGAAGCCAATGCTGTCCCAATCTCCATTATTGCAAAAGCAAAGAAAATCGACGGATGGAGTATTGATGAACATGGGTTGACAGGCTTTTTACCAGTTAGCCCCATAGAGAGTAAAGAAGCCATAACTGAGGTCGAGCTGATTCCAATGGGGGCAGCACGATTAAGGATATCGGCATTTCCAGTAGTAAAATAA
- a CDS encoding glycoside hydrolase family 2 protein gives MMMKKTLLVASLLMATQLNFAQDWKPAGTRILTSWGENVNVKKPHAEYPRPQLIRTDNWQNLNGLWKYAITSAATSEIPNQWDGDILVPFAVESALSGVGKEVGKDKALWYNNTITLDKAVNKNKVLLHFGAVDWQCDVFVNNKLVGRHEGGFDPFSMDISAFLKKGNKQDVAIRVWDPTDDGPQPRGKQIKNPHGIWYTPVTGIWQTVWVESVPQTYIASTKHTPQLDKGSLSFEAMIEEGQAGDQIKVRALDGNKVIQEQSGEPNSSFEISVPAAQAWSPTNPKLYDLEIQLIRKGKVIDQVKSYFAMRKISMQKDQQGIQRLMLNNEFVFQYGPLDQGWWPDGLHTAPSDEALKYDIIKTKDMGFNMIRKHIKVEPARWYRHCDSIGMLVWQDMPSGDLGGNHWDMQPGKISAGNRDKERSAVSEGYYRKEWKAIMEVLHNFPSIVMWVPFNEAWGQFKTKEITEWTIAKDPSRLVNSASGGNFMETGHILDIHNYPDAAMPDPSLFGAHQVLALGEFGGLGLPVEGHSWQQKDNWGYQSFKNSTELLDRYKKLIHDLNRLIPMGLSAAVYTQTTDVEVETNGLMTYDRKVMKMSEKELNNLHQPLYKVPVK, from the coding sequence ATGATGATGAAGAAAACCCTATTAGTTGCCAGCTTACTGATGGCTACACAACTGAATTTTGCACAGGACTGGAAACCAGCCGGTACGCGTATTTTGACATCTTGGGGGGAGAATGTGAATGTAAAAAAACCGCATGCAGAGTATCCAAGACCCCAATTGATCCGAACTGATAATTGGCAAAATCTAAATGGATTATGGAAATATGCGATCACAAGTGCCGCTACGTCCGAAATTCCCAACCAGTGGGATGGTGACATTTTAGTCCCTTTTGCAGTCGAATCAGCCTTGTCGGGCGTGGGAAAAGAAGTGGGCAAAGATAAGGCATTGTGGTACAACAATACCATTACCTTGGATAAAGCCGTAAATAAAAACAAAGTGCTTCTGCATTTTGGTGCTGTAGATTGGCAGTGTGATGTATTTGTCAATAATAAATTGGTCGGAAGACATGAAGGGGGGTTCGATCCGTTTTCAATGGATATCTCCGCTTTCTTGAAGAAGGGTAATAAGCAGGATGTAGCTATCCGAGTATGGGACCCAACTGATGATGGTCCCCAGCCGCGAGGTAAACAAATAAAGAATCCTCATGGTATATGGTATACACCTGTGACCGGTATATGGCAGACGGTGTGGGTTGAAAGTGTCCCGCAGACATATATTGCGAGTACAAAGCACACGCCGCAATTGGATAAAGGCAGCTTATCTTTTGAGGCTATGATTGAAGAAGGTCAAGCTGGCGATCAGATAAAAGTGAGAGCTTTGGACGGTAATAAGGTTATACAGGAGCAATCTGGTGAACCTAACAGTTCCTTTGAAATTTCTGTACCTGCAGCACAAGCTTGGTCTCCTACCAATCCAAAGTTGTATGATTTGGAGATTCAATTGATTCGCAAGGGAAAAGTAATCGATCAAGTGAAAAGCTATTTTGCTATGCGTAAAATCTCTATGCAAAAAGATCAGCAGGGAATCCAACGGTTGATGCTGAACAACGAATTTGTATTTCAATATGGACCGTTGGATCAGGGGTGGTGGCCAGATGGTCTTCATACGGCACCTTCGGATGAAGCTTTGAAATATGATATCATCAAAACTAAAGATATGGGTTTCAATATGATACGTAAGCATATTAAGGTTGAGCCAGCCCGTTGGTACCGTCACTGCGATAGTATTGGCATGTTGGTGTGGCAAGATATGCCTAGTGGAGATTTAGGTGGAAATCACTGGGATATGCAACCCGGTAAGATATCGGCGGGCAACCGTGATAAGGAACGTTCTGCAGTATCAGAAGGTTATTACAGAAAAGAATGGAAAGCTATAATGGAAGTCTTGCATAACTTTCCAAGTATCGTGATGTGGGTGCCGTTCAATGAAGCTTGGGGACAATTTAAGACTAAGGAAATTACCGAATGGACGATTGCAAAGGACCCTTCCCGACTTGTAAATAGCGCTAGTGGAGGCAACTTTATGGAGACGGGACACATTCTGGATATTCACAACTACCCTGATGCTGCGATGCCCGACCCATCTTTGTTTGGTGCGCATCAAGTATTGGCGCTTGGCGAATTTGGAGGTCTAGGTCTCCCTGTTGAAGGACACTCTTGGCAACAAAAAGATAATTGGGGATACCAAAGCTTTAAAAATAGTACAGAATTACTAGATCGCTATAAGAAACTCATACACGATCTGAATCGATTGATACCAATGGGACTATCGGCAGCAGTGTATACACAAACTACGGATGTGGAAGTTGAAACTAATGGGTTGATGACGTATGATCGAAAAGTGATGAAGATGTCTGAAAAGGAGTTAAACAACTTACATCAACCGCTCTATAAGGTCCCAGTAAAATAG
- a CDS encoding glutaminase family protein — MNLKFLVAVAVFCQSFSLYGQERPYKNDLRAPAFPLVTIDPNTSAWSYSNELYGDAVRHWSGKSFPLLGVIKVDGKSYRFLGKEEVELEPIAKVGVHERWSAPYTEREPSADWTKLSFDDSEWSSGVAPFGTKDKEPNVNTDWQQSKIWIRRAVDLNEDLVGKSVYLEFTHDDDAIIYVNGIEVANTGNATGKASRVKLSADVVKTLKKGKNIIAGYCYNRVANGFFDFGLFLEKEGTTHFEQVAKQESVDVQATQTHYSFDCGAVRLKVTFSAPMFLDNLELTSRPVNYMSYQVESKDGKKHQIQLYLEAAPNWALNSPLQDAESSTFKNGALRFVKTGSKSQQILGSKGDDIRIDWGYFYMASNQQNTQAMVGNSHQLRRNFLTGQKGTTSTSTGRQLALIQTFDVSRTYQDKVLLGYDDIYSIQYFGDNLRPYWNEKGNSSIEKQFELAHKEYAQLLKACDRFDAELMQKAIAVGGTEYASLCALAYRQAIAAHKLVKAPNGDLLLLSKENDSNGSIGTVDVTYPSAPLFLYYNPELAKALMNFIFYYSESNKWTKPFAAHDVGTYPLANGQTYGGDMPVEESGNMLILTYAVAKTEGNADYAKKHWKVLTTWADYLVDKGLDPENQLCTDDFAGHFAHNANLSIKAILGIASYGYLAEMQGDTQTGGRYIAKAREMAKKWKEMAKDGDHYKLTFDKSGTWSQKYNMVWDKLLKMKIFDEDIRSTEIAYYLTKQNIYGLPLDNRQPYTKTDWITWTATMADDKQTFERFISPVYRFMNETVDRVPMSDWTFTDRPKRSGFKARSVVGGYFIKMLESKLEK; from the coding sequence ATGAACTTAAAATTCTTAGTAGCTGTAGCCGTTTTTTGTCAATCGTTTTCACTTTATGGGCAGGAAAGACCGTATAAAAATGATTTGCGGGCTCCAGCATTCCCGTTGGTCACTATCGATCCGAACACCAGTGCATGGTCATATAGTAATGAATTGTACGGTGATGCAGTGCGCCATTGGTCGGGCAAATCCTTTCCTTTGTTGGGTGTTATCAAAGTTGATGGCAAGTCCTACCGTTTTTTAGGAAAGGAAGAAGTCGAATTAGAACCTATTGCGAAAGTGGGCGTACATGAACGTTGGAGTGCCCCGTATACTGAGCGAGAACCTTCTGCTGACTGGACTAAATTGTCATTTGATGATTCGGAGTGGAGCTCAGGAGTTGCACCTTTCGGTACAAAAGACAAAGAACCGAATGTGAATACAGATTGGCAACAATCCAAAATCTGGATCCGCAGAGCTGTGGACCTGAATGAAGATCTTGTCGGTAAATCTGTCTATCTGGAATTTACGCATGATGACGATGCCATTATATACGTAAATGGGATTGAAGTCGCTAATACAGGTAATGCGACTGGTAAGGCCTCCCGTGTGAAGCTTTCGGCAGACGTGGTCAAGACCTTAAAAAAGGGAAAGAATATTATTGCTGGCTATTGCTATAATAGAGTAGCTAATGGATTTTTTGATTTTGGTTTGTTCTTGGAGAAAGAGGGGACCACACATTTTGAACAGGTTGCTAAGCAGGAGTCGGTTGATGTTCAAGCAACGCAGACGCATTATAGTTTCGACTGTGGAGCCGTGCGATTAAAGGTTACGTTTAGTGCACCTATGTTTTTGGACAATCTGGAGTTGACTTCTAGACCGGTTAATTACATGAGCTATCAAGTGGAATCGAAGGATGGTAAGAAACACCAAATCCAATTATATTTGGAAGCTGCGCCAAATTGGGCCTTAAACTCTCCCCTTCAGGATGCAGAAAGTAGTACATTTAAGAATGGCGCTCTTCGGTTTGTGAAGACAGGAAGTAAGAGCCAACAGATTTTAGGAAGTAAGGGGGATGATATTCGCATTGATTGGGGTTATTTTTACATGGCATCTAACCAACAAAATACACAGGCTATGGTGGGGAACAGCCACCAATTGAGGAGAAATTTCTTAACAGGGCAGAAGGGGACAACTTCAACCAGTACAGGTAGACAATTGGCACTGATTCAAACTTTTGATGTGTCCAGAACTTACCAAGATAAGGTACTTCTGGGGTATGATGATATCTATTCTATTCAATATTTTGGTGACAATCTACGTCCGTATTGGAATGAAAAAGGGAATAGCTCAATCGAAAAACAATTTGAACTGGCCCATAAGGAATATGCACAATTGTTAAAAGCCTGTGATCGTTTCGATGCGGAGCTGATGCAAAAAGCAATAGCGGTAGGCGGGACGGAATACGCTTCTTTATGTGCGTTGGCTTATAGGCAGGCGATTGCAGCTCACAAATTGGTAAAAGCGCCGAACGGCGACCTATTATTGCTGTCCAAAGAAAATGATAGTAACGGCTCAATCGGTACGGTGGATGTAACTTACCCTTCGGCACCTTTGTTTTTGTATTATAATCCGGAGTTGGCAAAGGCATTGATGAATTTTATCTTTTACTATAGTGAGAGTAATAAGTGGACTAAGCCTTTTGCCGCGCATGACGTAGGTACATACCCGCTAGCTAATGGACAGACGTATGGAGGTGATATGCCAGTGGAGGAATCTGGTAATATGCTTATTTTGACGTATGCTGTTGCGAAAACGGAAGGCAACGCTGACTATGCCAAGAAGCATTGGAAAGTATTGACCACATGGGCGGACTACTTAGTGGATAAGGGATTAGATCCCGAAAATCAATTGTGTACGGATGACTTTGCGGGACACTTTGCCCACAATGCGAACTTGTCGATTAAAGCAATTCTGGGAATTGCCTCCTACGGTTATCTAGCCGAGATGCAGGGGGATACGCAAACAGGTGGAAGGTATATAGCTAAGGCAAGAGAGATGGCTAAAAAGTGGAAAGAAATGGCAAAGGATGGCGATCACTACAAATTAACGTTTGATAAATCTGGTACTTGGAGCCAGAAGTATAATATGGTATGGGACAAATTGTTGAAGATGAAAATCTTTGATGAGGATATTCGAAGTACTGAAATCGCCTATTATCTGACTAAGCAAAATATCTATGGCCTACCTTTGGATAATCGTCAACCCTATACCAAGACGGACTGGATAACTTGGACAGCAACAATGGCTGATGATAAGCAAACTTTCGAACGCTTTATCTCTCCAGTATATCGTTTTATGAATGAGACTGTTGACCGCGTGCCGATGTCCGATTGGACATTCACGGATAGACCCAAGCGATCGGGATTTAAAGCAAGATCTGTAGTAGGGGGATATTTCATCAAAATGTTGGAGTCAAAATTAGAAAAATAG
- a CDS encoding acyltransferase family protein: MINQSKKHFEMLDGLRGIAAIAVVLFHFMEIATPDYSDSFIPRSYLAVDFFFCLSGFVIAYAYDDRISRIGISKFLKLRLIRLHPLVVLGTSIGLLAFVYDPFSDLTKSFSPLQKIGMFLSGITLIPYPIVPQRYFNLFHLNPPTWTLLWEYIGNALYAIVLIRISKKVLWILVGIGAILLCAVSLHAGYLAVGFGGHDFLSGGIRLWFSFLMGILIFRSRWMLPNMMSFTVFACLLSLVFFVPYSVAYGKFIDPIIVVFYFPLLVALGNGNRLLQGNRICRFLGDISYPLYIIHYPAIWIFMSYVEKFKPGMLEMTAIIVVGTFLLLGLSYLVLRKIDEPVRKYFRDRL, translated from the coding sequence ATGATCAACCAATCCAAAAAGCATTTCGAAATGTTAGATGGGCTAAGGGGTATTGCTGCAATTGCGGTGGTGCTCTTTCATTTTATGGAAATTGCTACTCCAGATTACAGTGATAGTTTTATCCCACGTAGTTACTTGGCTGTTGATTTTTTTTTCTGTTTGTCGGGATTTGTCATTGCTTATGCTTATGATGATAGAATCTCCCGTATAGGAATTTCTAAATTTTTAAAGTTAAGATTAATCCGATTACACCCATTGGTGGTTTTGGGAACCTCTATTGGGCTATTGGCTTTTGTATACGACCCGTTTAGTGATCTTACAAAATCATTTAGTCCTCTACAAAAGATAGGAATGTTTCTAAGTGGAATTACCCTAATCCCTTATCCAATCGTACCTCAGCGTTATTTTAATTTGTTTCATTTGAATCCGCCAACTTGGACACTGTTGTGGGAATATATTGGCAATGCCCTCTATGCAATCGTACTTATTCGGATATCTAAAAAAGTTCTTTGGATTTTAGTTGGTATTGGCGCTATTTTACTATGTGCCGTATCTTTACATGCAGGTTATTTGGCGGTAGGCTTTGGGGGTCATGATTTTTTGTCTGGAGGAATTCGACTGTGGTTTTCCTTTTTGATGGGAATTTTGATCTTTCGATCTCGATGGATGTTGCCCAATATGATGTCATTTACTGTTTTTGCCTGTCTATTATCACTTGTGTTTTTTGTACCATATTCAGTAGCTTACGGAAAGTTTATCGATCCAATAATTGTTGTTTTCTATTTCCCACTTCTCGTTGCTCTAGGGAATGGCAATCGCCTCTTGCAGGGAAATAGAATTTGTCGTTTTTTGGGTGATATCTCGTACCCACTTTATATTATTCATTATCCCGCCATATGGATTTTTATGAGCTATGTGGAGAAATTTAAGCCTGGGATGTTGGAAATGACAGCTATAATCGTAGTAGGTACATTCTTACTCCTGGGATTATCTTATCTTGTGCTACGCAAAATTGACGAACCTGTCCGAAAGTACTTCCGGGACCGGCTTTAA
- a CDS encoding IPT/TIG domain-containing protein, producing MKTTHVVKSNNGFLRRILWAFVALSLGFVGCKDDSQQVADALPFDPSKPVVVSDFKPKAGGMGQRLVIYGQNFGNDLAKVSVSIGGKEAKVINVEGESLYCLVPRQAFGGNIEVRVGGQDKVVVGKAEQLFDYQRKMVVSTIIGYRNARGDEPWKDGKFKDPDETKMASGFWEPSFLKFDPVNPKHLWMTFDNNNGLYLINFADSTVTKKRSDFDRPRSIDFTLDSKYMIIAEDRGGENDRATYRLSRDRNWQDREILTTYRQCNGASVHPVNGEMYFNSYEKGQFFRFDLNKYFNEGLGVKDYETLFVVHDPQWEYKIMIHPTGNYAYIVVINQHYILRVDYNWDKKQFNQPYLVCGQLKGAGYEDAVGSSARLRNPYQGVFVKNPTYVAAGKTDEYDFYFTDQQNHAIRVLSPDGSVNTFAGRGSSSINANPYGYVDGDLRQEARFDRPSGIAYNEAEGAFYIGDQSNRRIRKIAFEEMDENK from the coding sequence ATGAAAACTACACATGTGGTAAAAAGCAATAATGGCTTCCTGCGTAGAATATTGTGGGCCTTTGTTGCACTTAGTTTAGGCTTTGTAGGGTGCAAGGATGACAGTCAGCAAGTCGCTGATGCCTTACCTTTTGACCCCTCGAAACCAGTCGTCGTGTCTGATTTCAAACCCAAAGCGGGAGGAATGGGGCAACGCTTAGTGATTTATGGCCAAAATTTTGGGAATGATCTCGCAAAAGTGTCGGTATCTATAGGAGGAAAAGAGGCGAAAGTCATCAATGTGGAAGGGGAATCCTTGTACTGTTTGGTACCGAGGCAAGCTTTCGGTGGAAATATAGAGGTGCGTGTCGGAGGCCAAGATAAAGTAGTGGTAGGTAAAGCCGAACAACTTTTTGACTATCAACGTAAAATGGTGGTATCGACTATCATCGGGTATCGGAATGCTAGAGGTGACGAGCCTTGGAAAGACGGAAAATTTAAAGATCCGGATGAGACAAAGATGGCGAGCGGATTTTGGGAACCCTCTTTCCTGAAATTTGACCCAGTCAACCCAAAGCACTTGTGGATGACATTTGATAATAATAATGGGCTCTATCTAATCAATTTTGCAGATAGTACGGTAACTAAGAAGCGTTCTGACTTTGACCGTCCGCGGAGTATCGACTTTACGCTTGATAGTAAATACATGATCATTGCAGAAGATCGTGGCGGAGAAAATGACCGAGCTACGTATCGCTTATCGAGAGATCGAAATTGGCAAGATAGAGAAATCCTGACTACATATAGGCAGTGTAATGGTGCATCCGTCCATCCAGTGAATGGTGAAATGTACTTCAATAGCTACGAAAAAGGACAGTTTTTTCGCTTTGATTTAAACAAGTATTTTAATGAAGGGCTTGGTGTCAAGGATTATGAGACTTTGTTCGTGGTGCATGATCCGCAATGGGAATATAAAATCATGATACATCCTACCGGAAACTACGCCTACATCGTGGTCATCAACCAACATTATATCCTCCGGGTAGATTATAATTGGGACAAGAAGCAGTTCAATCAGCCATACTTGGTCTGTGGCCAACTTAAAGGAGCGGGTTATGAAGATGCAGTAGGTTCATCCGCTCGTCTGCGGAATCCATATCAGGGGGTCTTCGTGAAGAATCCTACATATGTGGCTGCAGGTAAGACGGATGAATATGATTTTTATTTTACTGATCAACAGAATCATGCTATTCGCGTACTGTCTCCTGACGGGAGTGTGAATACTTTTGCTGGAAGAGGGAGCTCGAGTATCAACGCAAACCCATACGGCTATGTTGACGGTGATTTACGGCAAGAAGCACGGTTTGATCGACCATCGGGCATAGCCTATAATGAGGCAGAAGGCGCATTTTATATTGGAGACCAATCGAATCGTCGCATCCGCAAGATTGCTTTTGAAGAAATGGATGAAAATAAATAA